The Lates calcarifer isolate ASB-BC8 linkage group LG14, TLL_Latcal_v3, whole genome shotgun sequence genome has a segment encoding these proteins:
- the il13ra1 gene encoding interleukin-13 receptor subunit alpha-1: MAFTRETFAFLTCAAMIMFLHCNADQLPPPSNPKHIWLDDFTVNVSWSWMKPRNLSVNCKIKYELCLEHEVDQGDREKCLRRTEWKNFTDSCLLEGKDSAPCNYTIRTVCEPCDSWNDSTAVNVVVSPVSRAKVVNNFTCVLDRKGMNCSWIPVNSSLDMKLFYRYCGSSEERRNGLKECVHPYKNGCYLYANGTELCFLAVTELGQSTFKPSIVIPSPKMSIREDKHNLHFNWTTPEVGVNCEWKYNLCFTQCKEREQCLIVFKPKHRISYNENCRYEFRSRVLVDTNCQTMISDWSKAVTYGTNKLPNRTLTVAAILIPIALFVCVILSCYCFRKHSDIICPIIPDPSAIFKEMMMNGNKELKPMTGSLYTPVPEPIEPCKILVTEDNVSHQNSWTAGLPL; encoded by the exons ATGGCTTTTACTCGAGAGACTTTTGCCTTTTTAACATGCGCCGCCATGATAATGTTTCTCCACTGTAATGCAG AtcagcttcctcctccttcaaatCCCAAGCATATTTGGCTCGACGACTTCACCGTGAACGTGTCCTGGTCCTGGATGAAGCCCAGAAACCTGTCAGTCAATTGTAAAATCAAATATGAATTGTGCCTGGAGCATGAAGTGGATCAAGGAGACAGGGAAAAA tGTCTGAGGCGCACAGAATGGAAAAATTTCACAGACAGCTGTCTCCTAGAAGGAAAGGATTCTGCTCCTTGCAATTACACCATTCGTACAGTCTGTGAACCCTGTGACAGTTGGAATGACAGCACAGCTGTGAACGTCGTCGTTAGTCCAGTGTCACGAG CTAAAGTGGTGAACAACTTCACATGTGTCCTTGACCGCAAAGGAATGAACTGCTCCTGGATCCCAGTGAATTCATCTCTTGACATGAAGCTCTTCTATAG GTATTGTGGATCTTCCGAGGAACGTAGAAACGGTTTAAAAGAGTGTGTACATCCTTACAAGAATGGTTGTTACTTGTACGCAAATGGAACTGAGCTCTGCTTTCTTGCAGTCACCGAACTTGGACAAAGCACCTTTAAACCTTCAATAG TGATACCCTCACCAAAGATGAGCATCAGAGAAGACAAACACAACCTCCACTTCAACTGGACAACTCCAGAGGTTGGAGTCAATTGCGAGTGGAAATATAACCTCTGCTTCACACAGTGCAAGGAGCGTGAA CAATGCCTCATCGTGTTTAAGCCAAAGCATCGAATATCCTACAATGAAAACTGCCGTTACGAGTTCAGATCCAGAGTCCTCGTTGACACAAACTGCCAGACAATGATCAGCGACTGGAGTAAAGCTGTGACTTACG GTACCAACAAGCTTCCCAACAGGACGCTGACTGTGGCTGCCATTCTCATCCCCATCGCTCTGTTTGTCTGCGTCATCCTGTCCTGCTACTGCTTCAGGAA GCACAGTGACATTATTTGCCCCATCATACCCGATCCTTCAGCAATCTTCaaggagatgatgatgaatggAAACAAAGAACTGAAG cCCATGACGGGGAGTCTGTACACACCGGTGCCAGAGCCCATTGAACCCTGCAAAATCCTTGTCACTGAAGACAATGTCTCCCACCAAAACTCCTGGACAGCTGGACTTCCACTCTGA